The DNA segment CCGGGCCAGGACATCATCCAGCCGCTGGACAAACCGATCAAGAAGACCGGGCATATCCAGATAATGTACGGCAACCTGGCCCCGGAGGGCGCGGTGGCCAAGATCACTGGCAAGGAGGGTCTGCGGTTCGACGGCCCAGCCCAGGTCTACGACAGCGAGGAGGACTGCATCCGGGCGCTGGAGCAGGGCCGGGTCAAGGCCGGCTCGGTGGTGGTGATCCGCTACGAGGGCCCCAAGGGCGGCCCGGGCATGCGCGAGATGCTCAAAGTCACCTCGATGATCATGGGCCAGGGTCTGGGGGACAAGCTGGCCCTGATCACGGACGGCCGCTTCTCGGGAGGGACACACGGGTTCGTGGTCGGGCATGTCTGCCCGGAGGCGCAGGTGGGCGGCCCGATCGCCCTGGTGCGCGACGGCGACAGGCTGAGCCTGGACACCGAGGCCCGCACCCTGACCCTGCACGTGGACGGCCCCGAGCTGGAACGCCGCCGCCTCCAGTGGCAGCCCCGTGATCACGGGTTCCGTCGCGGCGTGCTCTGGAAATATGCCAAGATGGTCTCCCCGGCCAGCCAGGGCTGTGTCACGGACGAGTGAGCGCGCCATAAAACCGTCAGTGTTGCGTATGGGACCGGCCGGACCTCCGGGTGGTCCCTCGTTTTTACTGATTGCCGTCCGCTGAAAGGAGAAAAACCTTGAATCGTGCTATCCTTTGCATATAATCAGACCGGAATAAAAACTTTTCATCCGTTCCATCAAGCCACTCCCCTTTCGCACCGGAGGCGCCCGATGTCGAAGCTCAGTCTGATGTGTTCCGCACTAACCCTGTTCCTTGTCACCGCCGCTTTAGGGGCGGACCAGGGGTTCAACGGCCTGGGCATGAACCTGGGCAACCTGTCGCGCCTCTCCAAGGCCAAGACCCGGTCGATCAGCGCCGAGAATTTCAACGGCGAGAAGGGCAAGGGCGGCATGTCGGTGGACGGCCCGGCCCTGAAAGCGGCGCGCGACCTGGGCCAGGGCTGGAAAGTCTCGCCCTACATCCACATCGAGGCCGGAAAGACCTTTACCCTGGCCGAAATCCAGGGCCCCGGCGCGATCCAGCACATCTGGATGACTCCCGCCGGTGTCTGGCGGCACTGCATCATCCGTATCTACTGGGACGGCGAGGCCACACCCTCGGTGGAGTGCCCGGTGGGCGACTTTTTCGCCTGCGGCTGGGGCCGCTACGCCCAGGTAAGCTCCCTGCCGGTCTGCGTGAACCCCGGCAGCGCGTTCAACTGCTACTGGGAGATGCCGTTCCGCAAGTCCTGCCGGATCACTTTCGAAAATATCGATCCCGAGGAGATGACACTCTACTACCAGATCGACTATACCCTGACCGAAGTGCCCGAGGACGCCGCCTATTTCCACGCCCAGTTCCGGCGGGTCAACCCCCTGCCATACAAAGAGGTGGTGACCATACTGGACGGGGTCAAGGGTTGGGGCCAGTACGTGGGCACCTACCTGGCCTGGGGGGTCAACAACACCGGCTGGTGGGGCGAGGGCGAGATCAAGTTCTTCCTGGACGGAGACAGCCAGTTCCCAACGATCTGCGGCACCGGCACGGAGGACTATTTCTGCGGCTCCTATAACTTCGAGAACAAGGTCACGCATCAGTACCAGGAGTTCAGCACCCCCTATTCCGGAATGCCCCAGGTGATCCGGCCGGACGGCCTCTACGACTCGCAGCAGCGGTTTGGCCTCTACCGCTGGCACATCATGGACCCGGTCCGCTTCGAGAAAGACCTCAAAGTGACGATCCAGGCCCTGGGCTGGCGCGCTGACCATCGCTACCTGCCGCTACAGGATGACATCTCCTCAACGGCGTTCTGGTACCAGACCGAGCCCCATGCGCCATTCCCCAAGCTGCCGGACAGGGATTATCTGGAAATCCGCTAAGATAGGAGATCGAGGGACAATGGAGATTCGCCCGCTCACAGCCGATGACTTTTTCCTGCTCAACCAGATGGACTGGTCGCCCCTGCCCAAGGAGCGCGACTCGATCTACCTGACAATCGCGGTGGGACAGGCCGACTGCTCGTTCATCGCCCAGGCCAACCACGAGTTCCTGGGGGTGATCCTGGCCACGCGAAGCTGTGACGGCGCCTCGATTTATGTGAACCACCTTCTGGTAAGCGCGGCCGCCCGGGGGCAGGGGGTGGGCGCGCGGTTGCTCGAACGTCTGGAAGAGTACGCCCGGGGCGCTTCGGTGAAGCGCCTCTGGCTGCTCTGCCAGGATGAGACTGTCGGCTGGTACACCGCCCGCGGCTACCGCGAGACCTGCGAGTTCCTCACCCCCCAGATCGAGGCTTACCTGAAGCAGGTGAAGAAAGTGCATGCATTTCTAAAGGAATTCTGAAAAAAGAGTTGCACCAGGGTCGCCCCCGGTTTTATTATTCCAACCTTGTGTACTAATTACCCAGCCGAAAGATGCCTCTTCCCTGTCAACCGCCGCTGCCCGGCGGCACAATCGCGTCTTGTTGCAGGAGCGCAAAAATGAGCGAAGAGTTCAGCTCCAGACACCAGAACCGCCGTGATTTTCTGAGGACCGGCGCCCTGGCCGCCTCGGCCCTGGCCGGTTTCTCCATCGTCAAGAACGCCTGGGGCCAGAGCGCCGACCCGATCAAGATCGGGCTGATCGGCTGCGGCGGCCGCGGCACCGGGGCGGTGGACAACTGCATCAGCGCCGCTCCCAACGTGCACCTGGTGGCCATGGCCGACATTTTCCAGGACCACCTGGACAAGTGCCTGGCCAAGCTGAAAGACCCGAAGCGCGAAGGCGGTCCCCTGCCCAACATCGACGTGACCAAGGACAAGTGCTTCGTGGGTTTCGACGCCTACCAGAAGCTGCTGGCCACGGATGTCGACCTGGTGATCCTGACCACCCCGCCGGGGTTCCGTCCCCTGCATTTCGAGGCCGCGGTCAAGGCCGGCAAGCACGTTTTCACCGAGAAGCCGGTGGCCACCGACC comes from the bacterium genome and includes:
- a CDS encoding DUF2961 domain-containing protein; amino-acid sequence: MCSALTLFLVTAALGADQGFNGLGMNLGNLSRLSKAKTRSISAENFNGEKGKGGMSVDGPALKAARDLGQGWKVSPYIHIEAGKTFTLAEIQGPGAIQHIWMTPAGVWRHCIIRIYWDGEATPSVECPVGDFFACGWGRYAQVSSLPVCVNPGSAFNCYWEMPFRKSCRITFENIDPEEMTLYYQIDYTLTEVPEDAAYFHAQFRRVNPLPYKEVVTILDGVKGWGQYVGTYLAWGVNNTGWWGEGEIKFFLDGDSQFPTICGTGTEDYFCGSYNFENKVTHQYQEFSTPYSGMPQVIRPDGLYDSQQRFGLYRWHIMDPVRFEKDLKVTIQALGWRADHRYLPLQDDISSTAFWYQTEPHAPFPKLPDRDYLEIR
- a CDS encoding dihydroxy-acid dehydratase; translated protein: PGQDIIQPLDKPIKKTGHIQIMYGNLAPEGAVAKITGKEGLRFDGPAQVYDSEEDCIRALEQGRVKAGSVVVIRYEGPKGGPGMREMLKVTSMIMGQGLGDKLALITDGRFSGGTHGFVVGHVCPEAQVGGPIALVRDGDRLSLDTEARTLTLHVDGPELERRRLQWQPRDHGFRRGVLWKYAKMVSPASQGCVTDE
- a CDS encoding GNAT family N-acetyltransferase; the protein is MEIRPLTADDFFLLNQMDWSPLPKERDSIYLTIAVGQADCSFIAQANHEFLGVILATRSCDGASIYVNHLLVSAAARGQGVGARLLERLEEYARGASVKRLWLLCQDETVGWYTARGYRETCEFLTPQIEAYLKQVKKVHAFLKEF